CATGACTTTTCCCTGTGGCCCCAGCAGTCTTGCCTGCTCTTTGGCATCGAATACCTGTTTGTAGAATTCGATGGCGTCAACCGCGCCGGCGCAGGTAAGGAATGGTGTCACAGAGCGCATGGCGTGGGCGGCGGCTGTTGTCCGTGATGTATTCATGATCTTCCTCCATTGACCGATGGTCTGGGTGAAGCACAAGACCGTTACTGTTTCGATTCCTTTTTCAGCTCGCGGAAGCGTTCGATCGCCTCGCTGGATTCGAACTCGTCCAGTTCGAACAGCTGGCGTACCTCGATCTCGCCTTCCTTGCCGTCGATAGAAGGGTTGGGGAAGCGTTTGGTCCATTCGATCGCTTCCTCTCTCGATTCGGCCTGGATCAGCGTGTAGCCGGCGACGAGTTCCTTGGTTTCCGCAAAGGGACCGTCGATGAAGCTGCGCTTGTCGCCGGAATACTGGATGCGCCATCCATCGGTGCTTGGATGCAGACCGCTGGCGTCCAGCAGCATGCCGGCCTTGGCCAGTTCCTCGTGATACTTGCCCATTTCTTCGAAAAGCGACTCGTCCGGCATGACGCCGGCTTCCGAGTCCTTGGTGGCTTTGACGATGATCATGAATCGCATGGTATTTCCTCCCCGGGTCATCAGACCCGTCTTGTGTTAGTTGGTCCCGGAGAGATCACCCCGTGGAACTCACTGGATAAGTAGAATTGCTATACCCCGTAATGCATGGCGACGGCTGTTTATTGCGCTTGCTGCGGTTCGTATTTCAGGATCACGCAACCTGTGGACAAAGGCTGGGATTCAGTCAGCGTCAATTGCATGGGCGTCGAGACATCGCTGAACAACGGCCTGCCCTTGCCCAGCACGGCAGGTACGAGGCCGATGCGATATTCGT
This sequence is a window from Gammaproteobacteria bacterium. Protein-coding genes within it:
- a CDS encoding YciI family protein, giving the protein MRFMIIVKATKDSEAGVMPDESLFEEMGKYHEELAKAGMLLDASGLHPSTDGWRIQYSGDKRSFIDGPFAETKELVAGYTLIQAESREEAIEWTKRFPNPSIDGKEGEIEVRQLFELDEFESSEAIERFRELKKESKQ